From Campylobacter sp. MG1, a single genomic window includes:
- a CDS encoding winged helix-turn-helix domain-containing protein, with protein MKNKTPKIKFWLEEDGEIFGKGNYEILKAIEKFGSINESSKQLHMSYKKAWTKKTSTEKFLGGDIFISKKGASKDSGTILSPKALEFMKNYELLEKELNEFMQKRYNELLRNLFDKGE; from the coding sequence ATGAAAAATAAAACACCTAAAATCAAATTCTGGTTAGAAGAAGACGGCGAAATTTTTGGAAAAGGTAATTATGAGATATTAAAAGCCATAGAAAAATTTGGCTCAATTAATGAGAGCTCAAAACAACTTCATATGAGTTATAAAAAGGCTTGGACTAAGAAAACTAGCACAGAAAAATTTTTAGGTGGAGATATATTTATTAGCAAAAAAGGAGCTAGTAAAGATAGCGGAACTATTCTTAGCCCTAAGGCTTTAGAATTTATGAAAAATTATGAATTATTAGAAAAAGAATTAAATGAATTTATGCAAAAACGATACAATGAGCTATTAAGAAATTTATTTGATAAAGGAGAATAA
- the yedF gene encoding sulfurtransferase-like selenium metabolism protein YedF, protein MRLDFSGKACPIPVIETKKTLLSLENGEEVVIVVDNNAALENIKRLLTSLNQNYKNDGYVFTLTKSEIKAGDVDKKQSEGVFLKSQKIGDGELGGMLVIGFLTALKERKISKVVLVNDAIFIACDENHPAHNALKELQNIGVDIMCCANCLNYFSQSPKIGRSSNAVEIIDTLFDTKIISL, encoded by the coding sequence ATGAGATTAGATTTTAGTGGCAAGGCTTGTCCAATACCTGTAATTGAAACAAAAAAAACTCTTTTAAGTTTAGAAAATGGTGAAGAAGTTGTTATTGTTGTTGATAATAATGCTGCATTAGAAAATATAAAAAGATTACTAACTTCACTTAATCAAAATTATAAAAACGATGGCTATGTTTTTACGCTAACAAAAAGCGAGATTAAAGCTGGTGATGTTGATAAAAAACAAAGCGAAGGGGTGTTTTTAAAAAGTCAAAAAATAGGAGATGGCGAGTTAGGTGGTATGCTTGTTATAGGTTTTTTAACTGCTTTAAAAGAAAGAAAAATTTCAAAAGTAGTATTGGTAAATGATGCTATTTTTATCGCTTGTGATGAAAACCATCCAGCACATAATGCTTTAAAAGAATTGCAAAATATAGGTGTTGATATTATGTGTTGTGCGAATTGTCTTAATTATTTTTCACAAAGTCCTAAAATTGGTAGAAGCTCAAACGCAGTTGAAATAATTGATACATTGTTTGATACAAAGATAATAAGTCTATGA